The Chryseobacterium indicum genome includes a window with the following:
- the gmk gene encoding guanylate kinase has translation MNNKVIIFSAPSGSGKTTLVKHSLEVFNELQFSISCTTRQPRGSEVHAVDYHFLTPDEFRQKIAENAFVEFEEVYTDKYYGTLKSEVEKIWNEGKVVIFDVDVKGGISLKKYFGEQALSIFIEPPSIEELERRLISRNTDDAETIKTRVAKAEEEMSYAKEFDKIVINSDLNEAKKEIESLIKKFIGS, from the coding sequence TTGAACAATAAAGTTATCATATTTTCAGCACCTTCAGGAAGCGGAAAAACAACATTGGTAAAGCATTCTCTGGAAGTTTTTAATGAACTGCAGTTTTCGATTTCATGTACAACAAGACAGCCGAGAGGCAGTGAAGTTCATGCAGTGGATTATCATTTTTTAACACCCGACGAATTCAGACAGAAGATTGCTGAAAATGCTTTTGTAGAATTTGAAGAGGTTTATACCGACAAATACTACGGAACATTAAAATCCGAAGTGGAAAAAATCTGGAACGAAGGAAAAGTGGTTATTTTTGATGTTGATGTAAAAGGCGGAATTTCCTTAAAGAAATATTTCGGAGAACAGGCTTTGTCGATTTTCATTGAACCGCCTTCCATTGAAGAACTGGAACGAAGATTGATTTCAAGGAACACAGATGATGCAGAAACCATCAAAACGCGTGTGGCAAAAGCAGAAGAAGAAATGTCTTACGCGAAGGAATTTGATAAAATCGTCATCAACAGCGATCTGAACGAAGCAAAAAAAGAAATAGAAAGTTTAATAAAAAAATTTATTGGAAGTTAA
- a CDS encoding YicC family protein — MTGFGRAEDVFEGKKITIDIKSLNSKSFDLNIKIPLRYKEKEFEVRKILNDRIIRGKVDCYINIENLEESNDVKINKSLIDSYMKELKNIASDGPDFEYLKMAVRLPDAITSRPDELSEGEWEALAKIVNAAVDRFEEFRRTEGKILHEELERNIQNIDKYLGEVIPFEEERISAVKERYQKTLKEFENVDETRFYQEMAYFTEKLDISEEKVRLSQHLKYYKEVMNNEDFNGKKLGFISQEIGREINTLGSKANHSEIQKLVVMMKDDLEKIKEQTLNVL, encoded by the coding sequence ATGACCGGCTTTGGTAGAGCCGAAGACGTTTTTGAAGGCAAAAAAATTACCATCGATATTAAATCACTGAACAGCAAGAGCTTCGATTTAAATATCAAAATTCCTTTAAGATATAAAGAGAAGGAATTTGAGGTAAGAAAAATTCTGAACGACAGAATAATCCGTGGAAAAGTAGACTGCTACATCAATATAGAAAATCTTGAGGAGTCCAATGATGTGAAAATCAATAAAAGTTTAATTGATTCTTACATGAAGGAGCTGAAAAACATCGCTTCAGACGGACCTGATTTCGAATATCTGAAAATGGCAGTGAGGCTTCCGGATGCGATAACTTCAAGACCGGACGAATTATCTGAAGGAGAATGGGAAGCTTTGGCAAAAATTGTAAATGCTGCCGTGGATCGTTTTGAAGAATTCAGAAGAACGGAAGGTAAAATTTTGCATGAAGAACTTGAAAGAAATATTCAGAATATTGATAAATACTTAGGTGAAGTTATTCCGTTCGAAGAAGAAAGAATTTCTGCAGTAAAGGAACGTTATCAGAAAACTTTAAAAGAATTTGAGAACGTAGATGAAACACGTTTCTATCAGGAAATGGCTTATTTTACAGAAAAACTGGATATTTCTGAAGAAAAAGTACGACTTTCCCAGCATCTGAAATATTACAAAGAAGTAATGAACAATGAAGATTTCAACGGTAAGAAACTTGGATTTATTTCTCAGGAAATTGGTCGAGAAATCAACACATTAGGTTCCAAAGCCAATCATTCGGAAATTCAGAAACTCGTGGTGATGATGAAGGATGATCTAGAGAAGATTAAAGAACAGACGTTAAATGTGCTTTAA
- the miaA gene encoding tRNA (adenosine(37)-N6)-dimethylallyltransferase MiaA, producing the protein MKKKNLISVVGPTGIGKTRLAIDLAKHFSTEIVSCDSRQFFREMKIGTASPSAEELAEAPHHFIGNLSVEEYYSIGQYEEDALKKISELFEKHDTVILIGGSMMYEKAVIEGLNDLPEADENNQKKLQEIFENEGIEKLQEILKELDPEYFAIVDFHNHRRLLRAIDVIWQTNKKYSEQIAVSQDSRDFKTIRIGIEAPREELYDRINRRVDIMMEKGLLEEAKSLEKFKHLTALNTVGYSELFKYFDGEWDLDFAVSEIKKNSRRYAKRQLTWYRKADDIHYLQLGYSQEDFEGVLEYINQNIS; encoded by the coding sequence GTGAAAAAGAAAAATTTAATTTCTGTTGTAGGACCCACCGGAATTGGTAAAACAAGACTGGCAATTGATCTGGCAAAACATTTCAGTACAGAGATTGTTTCGTGTGACTCGAGACAGTTTTTCAGGGAAATGAAAATCGGAACGGCTTCACCGTCTGCTGAAGAACTTGCCGAAGCACCTCATCATTTTATCGGAAACCTTTCTGTTGAAGAATATTATTCCATCGGGCAATATGAAGAAGATGCCTTAAAAAAAATCAGTGAACTTTTCGAAAAACATGATACCGTCATTTTAATTGGTGGAAGCATGATGTATGAAAAAGCGGTGATTGAAGGGTTGAATGATTTGCCTGAAGCGGATGAAAACAATCAGAAAAAATTACAGGAAATTTTCGAAAATGAAGGAATTGAAAAGCTTCAGGAAATTCTGAAAGAACTCGATCCCGAATATTTTGCAATAGTCGATTTTCACAATCATAGAAGACTTTTACGCGCCATTGACGTTATTTGGCAGACGAATAAAAAATATTCTGAACAAATTGCTGTTTCGCAGGATTCCAGAGATTTTAAAACCATCCGTATCGGAATTGAAGCACCGAGAGAAGAGTTGTATGACCGAATTAACAGGAGAGTGGATATCATGATGGAGAAAGGTTTATTGGAAGAAGCAAAAAGTCTGGAGAAATTTAAACATCTCACCGCTTTGAATACGGTTGGCTATTCAGAATTATTCAAATATTTTGATGGGGAATGGGATCTTGATTTTGCGGTTTCCGAAATTAAAAAAAACAGCCGAAGATATGCAAAACGCCAATTGACTTGGTATCGGAAAGCGGATGATATTCATTATCTGCAACTGGGATATTCGCAGGAAGATTTTGAAGGGGTTTTAGAATACATTAATCAGAATATTTCGTAG
- a CDS encoding efflux transporter outer membrane subunit, producing the protein MKRIKNIIITFGLALVSVSCVSKLAYKEPELELPETFKYTATADTASVANLEWKQFFSDPMLQNLIEKGIKNNYDLQIALKQVASSQEKLKQAKYLQYPDVGFGVSAQISKPSKNSMNGQSLNLFLGKSYVEDYNAAFNLSWEADIWGKIKNQQEVSKMQYLQTYEATKAIQTQVVAAIAQGYYNLLMLDKQLQIAQSNLELSNRTLSLTEKLWQSGDTTSLGVQQATAQKQSTELLITQLEQNIAIQENALSILVGENPGKISRTIEMSETSLPHDISAGLPAAMVSRRPDVRQQELVLLESNSMVGIAQANMYPSLKITANGGVNSFKIDNWFQIPASLFGSVLGGLTQPIFQKRQLKTDLNVAKIQREKNVLAFRQSVLNAVGEVSDALVSNESLKVQEQKATEQVATLKDGIKSAEMLYKGGMANYLEVITAQGNSLQAELNLASVKRQRLSSIVDLYRALGGGWK; encoded by the coding sequence ATGAAAAGAATAAAAAATATCATCATCACTTTTGGACTGGCTTTGGTTTCAGTCTCCTGTGTGTCGAAACTGGCATACAAGGAGCCTGAACTGGAGCTTCCCGAAACTTTTAAATATACCGCAACAGCAGATACAGCAAGTGTAGCGAACCTGGAATGGAAACAGTTTTTCAGCGATCCGATGCTGCAAAACTTAATCGAAAAAGGAATTAAAAACAACTACGATTTACAGATAGCTTTAAAACAGGTTGCTTCTTCACAGGAGAAATTAAAACAGGCAAAATATCTTCAGTATCCCGATGTTGGTTTCGGAGTTTCCGCACAGATTTCCAAGCCTTCCAAAAACAGCATGAACGGACAAAGTCTGAACCTATTCTTAGGAAAAAGCTATGTTGAAGATTACAATGCAGCATTCAATTTGTCTTGGGAAGCGGATATTTGGGGCAAAATTAAAAATCAGCAGGAAGTTTCGAAAATGCAGTATCTGCAGACTTACGAAGCAACAAAAGCCATTCAGACACAGGTTGTTGCAGCCATTGCACAGGGATATTACAATCTGTTGATGCTGGACAAACAATTGCAGATTGCCCAATCTAATCTGGAACTCAGCAACCGTACGCTTTCTCTTACAGAAAAATTATGGCAAAGCGGTGACACCACTTCTTTGGGAGTTCAGCAGGCAACCGCTCAGAAACAATCGACTGAACTTTTGATTACACAATTGGAGCAAAATATTGCCATTCAGGAAAATGCATTGAGTATTTTAGTGGGTGAAAATCCGGGAAAAATCAGCAGAACGATTGAAATGTCTGAAACTTCTTTACCACATGACATTTCCGCAGGACTTCCCGCAGCGATGGTGAGTCGTCGTCCTGATGTTCGTCAGCAGGAACTTGTTTTGCTGGAATCCAATTCTATGGTGGGAATTGCGCAGGCAAATATGTATCCTTCCTTGAAAATTACGGCAAATGGCGGTGTCAATTCATTTAAAATTGATAACTGGTTTCAGATTCCGGCTTCTTTGTTCGGGTCTGTTTTAGGAGGTTTGACTCAACCGATTTTCCAGAAAAGACAATTGAAAACGGATTTAAATGTTGCTAAAATCCAGAGAGAGAAAAACGTTTTGGCGTTCCGTCAATCAGTTTTAAATGCAGTAGGTGAAGTTTCTGACGCGCTGGTTTCAAACGAAAGTTTAAAAGTTCAGGAACAAAAAGCAACCGAACAGGTGGCAACATTAAAAGATGGAATTAAAAGTGCCGAAATGCTGTACAAAGGCGGAATGGCAAACTATTTAGAAGTGATAACAGCTCAGGGAAATTCTTTACAGGCAGAACTAAATCTCGCGTCCGTAAAAAGACAGAGATTGAGCAGTATCGTAGATTTGTACCGGGCTTTAGGTGGCGGTTGGAAGTAG
- a CDS encoding efflux RND transporter permease subunit: protein MLKQFIERPVLSTVISIILLLLGALSLFNLPIALFPDIAPPSVQVTAFYPGANAEVVARSVATPIEEAVNGVENMTYMTSNSSNDGTMTLNVFFKQGSDADNAAVNVQNRVSKAMSQLPQEVVQAGVSTQKVQNSMIMFMGLSSNDPKQYDELFLQNYLKINIIPQIQRIPGVAQAQVFGTRDYSMRLWLKPDRLAANGLSPQEVLNAVKDHNLEAAPGRLGQGSKETYEYILKYKGKLNKNEDYENIAIKANTDGSFLRLKDVARVEFGSYTYTAANRVDGKPVAGFAIMQTAGSNANEILTEIEKQVDQFKTTLPKGVEPIIMYNSKDFLDASIHQVVETLVIAFILVFIVVYIFLQDFRSTLIPAIAVPVAIIGTFFFLQLFGFSINMLTLFALVLAIGIVVDDAIVVVEAIHSKMEHTGMPVEQATTSSMSEISGAIISITLVMCAVFIPVGFMQGPAGVFYRQFAFTLAIAIMISAVNALTLSPALCALLLNDPQGEHGEHGKKTGFGARFFNAFNTSFNNLTKKYIYSLKFLIKNKWVAVGGLVLLTAASVFLIKKAPSGFIPTEDQGFILYAVNTPPGSSLDRTHNATEQIDKIINGEKAKKNLWVADGLNFISNANASPYSAGFIKLKDHDQRGEISDPDQIAAGLTGKVSQVKDASAFFFNFPTVQGFGNVSGFEFMLQDRTNGSLEQLGTNTQAFIGELMKRPEIAFAFTTYAAGNPQFTIEVDNDKANQLGVSITELMQTMQIYYGSSFVSDFNRFGKYYRVMAQADIPYRTDANSLEGIYVKNKSGEMVPVKTLVTLKRSFGPETVTRNNLFNAVTINGTPKPGYSTGDAIKAVEEVAQKSLPRGYGYEWTGITREEIKTSGQTTFIFMLSILFVYFLLAAQYESYILPFAVILTIPTGIFGVFAFTGLAGIDNNIYVQVGLIMLVGLLAKNAILIVEFAVQRRNAGRSLLESALQASRLRLRPILMTSFAFIIGMLPLVWTQGASAKGNHSIGMSTVGGMLTGVVFGVFIIPVMFVIFQYLHEKMPSRKKKRLQRQKLEQELLAAAH from the coding sequence ATGTTAAAACAATTTATAGAAAGACCGGTACTCTCTACCGTGATCTCCATAATACTTTTATTATTGGGGGCGCTCTCCCTCTTTAATTTACCCATTGCCCTCTTTCCGGATATTGCTCCGCCGAGTGTTCAGGTAACGGCATTTTATCCGGGAGCCAATGCGGAGGTTGTCGCACGTTCTGTAGCTACGCCTATCGAAGAAGCTGTGAACGGGGTTGAAAACATGACGTACATGACTTCCAACTCCAGTAACGATGGTACGATGACGCTGAATGTCTTCTTCAAGCAGGGTTCTGATGCAGATAACGCAGCGGTAAACGTACAAAACCGTGTATCCAAAGCAATGAGTCAGCTTCCGCAGGAAGTTGTTCAGGCGGGAGTTTCTACGCAGAAAGTACAAAACAGTATGATCATGTTCATGGGGTTATCCAGTAACGATCCTAAACAATACGACGAACTTTTTTTACAGAATTATCTGAAAATTAATATCATTCCGCAGATTCAGCGTATTCCCGGAGTTGCTCAGGCACAGGTTTTCGGAACGAGAGATTATTCCATGAGACTCTGGCTGAAACCGGACAGATTAGCCGCAAACGGACTTTCGCCTCAGGAAGTTCTGAACGCGGTAAAAGATCACAATTTAGAAGCCGCTCCGGGTCGTTTGGGACAAGGAAGTAAGGAAACTTATGAATATATTTTAAAGTACAAGGGAAAATTAAACAAGAACGAAGACTACGAAAACATTGCTATTAAAGCCAATACCGACGGTTCATTTTTAAGATTAAAAGATGTGGCAAGAGTAGAGTTCGGATCTTATACGTATACAGCAGCTAACAGAGTGGACGGGAAACCGGTAGCCGGATTTGCGATTATGCAGACTGCCGGTTCCAACGCCAACGAGATCTTAACAGAAATTGAAAAACAGGTAGACCAGTTCAAAACAACCCTTCCAAAAGGAGTGGAACCAATCATCATGTACAATTCTAAAGATTTCCTAGACGCGTCTATTCATCAGGTTGTTGAAACTTTAGTGATTGCATTTATCTTAGTATTTATTGTAGTGTATATTTTCCTTCAGGATTTCAGATCTACTTTAATTCCTGCCATTGCGGTTCCGGTTGCGATTATCGGTACCTTCTTTTTCTTACAGTTATTTGGTTTCAGTATCAATATGCTGACTTTGTTTGCCTTGGTACTCGCGATTGGTATTGTAGTGGATGATGCAATTGTTGTTGTGGAAGCGATTCACTCCAAAATGGAACATACCGGAATGCCTGTGGAACAAGCTACAACAAGTTCGATGAGTGAAATTTCAGGAGCCATTATTTCCATTACTTTGGTGATGTGTGCCGTATTTATTCCGGTTGGTTTCATGCAGGGACCTGCAGGAGTTTTCTACAGACAGTTTGCCTTCACACTGGCAATTGCCATTATGATTTCTGCGGTGAATGCCTTAACATTAAGTCCGGCTCTTTGTGCTCTATTATTAAATGATCCTCAGGGAGAACACGGTGAACATGGGAAAAAAACAGGTTTCGGAGCGAGATTTTTCAATGCTTTCAATACAAGCTTTAATAATTTAACGAAGAAATATATTTACAGTCTTAAATTTTTAATTAAAAACAAATGGGTTGCCGTTGGAGGATTGGTTTTACTAACTGCTGCAAGTGTTTTCTTAATTAAAAAAGCACCGTCAGGATTTATTCCTACCGAAGATCAGGGTTTCATTTTGTATGCCGTGAATACTCCTCCGGGAAGTTCATTAGACAGGACTCACAACGCAACAGAGCAGATCGATAAAATCATCAACGGTGAAAAAGCGAAAAAGAATCTCTGGGTTGCAGACGGTCTGAACTTCATCAGTAATGCCAATGCTTCTCCGTACTCCGCAGGTTTCATTAAATTAAAAGACCATGATCAGCGGGGTGAAATCAGTGATCCCGATCAGATTGCAGCAGGATTAACAGGGAAAGTTTCGCAGGTAAAAGATGCCAGTGCATTTTTCTTCAACTTCCCTACCGTTCAGGGATTTGGTAACGTTTCCGGTTTTGAATTTATGCTTCAGGACAGAACGAACGGTTCTTTGGAACAATTAGGAACAAATACTCAGGCTTTCATCGGAGAATTAATGAAACGTCCAGAAATTGCGTTCGCGTTTACAACGTATGCCGCAGGAAATCCACAATTCACAATTGAGGTTGATAATGATAAAGCCAATCAGCTTGGAGTTTCAATTACAGAATTGATGCAGACGATGCAGATTTATTACGGAAGCAGCTTTGTTTCGGATTTCAACCGATTCGGAAAATACTACAGAGTAATGGCTCAGGCAGATATTCCTTACCGTACCGATGCGAATTCTCTGGAGGGAATTTATGTTAAAAATAAATCCGGCGAAATGGTTCCTGTAAAAACATTGGTGACTTTAAAAAGAAGTTTCGGACCTGAAACAGTGACAAGAAACAACCTGTTCAACGCAGTAACGATCAATGGAACACCGAAGCCGGGTTACAGTACCGGAGATGCGATTAAAGCAGTGGAAGAAGTAGCACAGAAATCACTTCCTAGAGGTTATGGGTACGAATGGACAGGAATCACCCGTGAAGAGATTAAAACAAGCGGACAGACTACTTTTATCTTTATGTTAAGTATTTTGTTTGTCTATTTCTTACTGGCAGCTCAATACGAAAGTTATATTCTTCCGTTTGCCGTTATTTTAACGATTCCTACAGGTATTTTCGGAGTATTTGCCTTCACGGGACTTGCCGGAATTGATAACAATATTTACGTTCAGGTTGGTTTGATCATGTTGGTCGGATTATTGGCGAAAAATGCCATTCTGATCGTAGAATTCGCCGTGCAAAGAAGAAATGCAGGAAGATCTTTATTAGAATCTGCACTTCAGGCTTCGAGATTACGTTTAAGACCGATCTTAATGACCTCGTTTGCCTTCATCATCGGGATGCTGCCGTTAGTTTGGACTCAGGGAGCTTCCGCAAAAGGTAACCACTCAATCGGGATGAGTACTGTGGGCGGAATGTTAACAGGAGTTGTATTCGGAGTATTCATTATTCCTGTGATGTTTGTGATTTTCCAGTATTTACATGAAAAAATGCCGAGCAGAAAAAAGAAAAGACTTCAAAGACAGAAACTGGAGCAAGAACTTTTAGCTGCGGCTCATTAA
- a CDS encoding efflux RND transporter periplasmic adaptor subunit, translating to MKVFGKIRLIVLISSIILLQNCTKAAEGANTAPPAPELPVYTVISSPATTYQEFPAALEGKNNVEIRSQVDGYLDKIYVEEGAYVRAGQPLFKIDSRAYGEQMNMANANLQVANANIQKAKVEVDRLEPLVAAKVVSEVQLRTAKANYAAAVAAASQAKASVGGAKINIGFTTITAPVSGYIGRIPHKKGSLISRTDVNPLTLLSDISEIYAYFSLSELDFIAFQNKYQGASLEEKLKNMPMVDLVIADNSIYPQKGKMSIVDGQFDKSTGAISVRAVFPNTNGTLRTGNTGRVRMPQLISNAVVIPQESTFEIQDKTYVYVVGKDQKVTGKPVKISGKTENYYFISEGIQPGEKIVFTGIGMLKDGASIKPKAISSDSLLKAKPL from the coding sequence ATGAAAGTATTTGGAAAAATAAGACTCATTGTACTGATCTCAAGTATTATTCTTTTACAAAACTGCACAAAGGCTGCAGAAGGAGCCAACACTGCACCACCCGCTCCTGAACTTCCTGTTTACACCGTTATTTCATCACCGGCAACAACCTATCAGGAATTTCCGGCTGCTTTGGAAGGAAAAAATAACGTAGAAATCCGGTCTCAGGTCGACGGATATTTAGATAAAATCTATGTGGAAGAAGGCGCTTACGTAAGAGCCGGACAGCCATTATTTAAAATAGATTCAAGAGCTTACGGAGAGCAGATGAATATGGCAAATGCCAATTTACAGGTTGCCAATGCCAATATCCAGAAAGCTAAAGTGGAAGTTGACAGGCTAGAACCTCTGGTTGCTGCAAAAGTCGTTTCTGAAGTACAATTGAGAACGGCAAAAGCAAATTACGCCGCCGCAGTTGCCGCCGCTTCACAGGCGAAAGCATCAGTTGGAGGAGCAAAAATCAATATCGGATTTACAACGATTACAGCTCCGGTAAGCGGATACATCGGAAGAATTCCTCACAAAAAAGGAAGTCTGATCTCCAGAACAGATGTGAATCCATTGACATTACTTTCAGACATCAGCGAGATTTACGCCTACTTTTCTTTAAGCGAACTTGATTTCATTGCTTTTCAAAATAAATATCAGGGAGCAAGCTTAGAAGAAAAATTGAAAAATATGCCGATGGTAGATTTGGTGATTGCAGACAACAGCATTTATCCGCAAAAAGGAAAAATGAGCATCGTAGACGGACAGTTTGACAAATCTACAGGAGCAATCAGCGTTCGTGCGGTTTTCCCAAATACCAACGGAACGTTGAGAACAGGAAATACAGGCAGAGTTCGTATGCCTCAATTGATATCGAATGCAGTGGTTATTCCTCAGGAATCTACGTTTGAGATTCAGGATAAAACCTATGTTTATGTAGTTGGCAAAGACCAGAAAGTAACCGGTAAACCTGTAAAAATCTCAGGAAAAACTGAAAACTATTATTTTATTTCCGAAGGAATACAGCCGGGAGAAAAGATTGTATTCACAGGAATCGGAATGTTAAAAGATGGTGCTTCGATTAAGCCGAAAGCGATTTCATCCGACAGCTTACTGAAAGCAAAACCATTATAA
- a CDS encoding TetR/AcrR family transcriptional regulator, whose translation MGLHERRQREKENIRASILDAAFSLAKTEGWASLSMRKIADAIEYSAPVVYDYFENKEAILYEISLNGFNCLHIELLKAQREYEAPDEQLKAIVDAYWKFAFKNKEYYQLMFGLGMQCSGKGMMKEEFSSFQNMLYECTYEIIKKNGSNPDNACHMSHALFSAVHGLISIMMMRNDDIPSTMNKTTLDETVSAFIKSL comes from the coding sequence ATGGGTCTGCACGAACGTCGGCAAAGAGAAAAAGAAAATATACGCGCCAGTATTCTGGATGCGGCTTTTTCTTTGGCTAAAACCGAAGGATGGGCATCCCTTTCCATGAGAAAAATTGCCGATGCCATAGAATACAGCGCACCGGTGGTTTATGATTATTTTGAAAACAAAGAAGCCATTTTGTACGAAATTTCTCTGAATGGTTTCAACTGTTTACACATAGAATTACTGAAAGCCCAGAGAGAATATGAAGCTCCTGACGAACAACTGAAAGCTATTGTGGATGCTTACTGGAAGTTTGCATTTAAAAACAAAGAGTATTATCAGCTGATGTTCGGATTGGGAATGCAGTGCAGCGGAAAAGGAATGATGAAGGAAGAATTTTCTTCTTTCCAGAATATGCTTTACGAGTGTACATACGAGATTATTAAGAAAAACGGATCCAATCCGGATAATGCCTGTCATATGTCGCACGCCTTATTTTCAGCAGTTCATGGTTTGATATCAATTATGATGATGCGTAATGACGATATTCCTTCTACGATGAACAAAACGACTCTTGATGAAACAGTTTCTGCTTTCATTAAGTCTTTGTAA
- a CDS encoding thioredoxin family protein, whose amino-acid sequence MNTPSNMIELGTKAPFFELPNPSKSNEIQSLDDLKGEKGTLVIFMCNHCPFVLHVIDKLTELYEDYNERGIEFIAINSNDVEKYPADSPEKMIEFQIERKFDFPYLYDESQAIAKAYDAACTPDFFFFDEKLDLIYRGQMDDSRPGNHKEVTGEDLIIAFENLLLGEPQEEIQKPSMGCNIKWK is encoded by the coding sequence ATGAATACTCCCTCAAATATGATTGAACTGGGTACAAAAGCTCCTTTTTTTGAGCTTCCGAACCCGTCAAAAAGTAACGAAATTCAGTCTTTGGATGATCTGAAAGGCGAAAAAGGAACTTTGGTGATCTTTATGTGCAACCACTGTCCGTTTGTTCTTCATGTAATTGATAAATTAACCGAACTGTATGAAGATTACAACGAAAGAGGAATTGAATTTATCGCCATCAATTCGAATGATGTGGAAAAATATCCAGCAGATTCTCCGGAAAAAATGATTGAATTCCAGATTGAAAGAAAGTTTGATTTCCCTTATCTATACGACGAAAGTCAGGCAATCGCAAAAGCGTATGATGCAGCCTGCACACCGGATTTCTTTTTCTTCGATGAAAAGCTGGATTTAATTTACAGAGGACAAATGGACGATTCCAGACCGGGAAATCACAAAGAAGTAACAGGAGAAGATCTGATTATTGCTTTCGAAAATCTTTTGTTGGGAGAACCACAGGAAGAAATTCAGAAACCGAGCATGGGATGCAATATCAAGTGGAAGTAA
- a CDS encoding AraC family transcriptional regulator — translation MKVTFERVIPDEKSSFRTIHNNSPISEFKWEYHYHPEIELVCVVSGSGTRHVGYHKSNYTNGDLVLIGSNIPHSGFGLNSIDPHEEIVLQFKEEILQFPQQEVEARSIKNLLELSKYGIHFHDEVHINMLPKLRLMLESEGYRRYLLLLEILFELSKSEDYELLNKEIMPYTIISKNKTRLENIFTYVEHHYDKEIDIEDVAKLANLTLPAFCNFFKKATQITFTEFVNRYRINKACLLMAQDKSISECSYSCGFNNVTYFNRMFKKYTGKTPSEFMKNFAQNRVNVDLKVEEKVKVKASF, via the coding sequence ATGAAAGTCACTTTTGAACGCGTAATCCCCGATGAAAAGAGCTCTTTTCGCACGATTCACAACAATTCTCCTATTTCAGAGTTCAAATGGGAATACCATTATCATCCCGAAATTGAACTTGTGTGTGTGGTTTCCGGGAGCGGAACGCGCCACGTTGGTTATCATAAAAGCAATTATACGAACGGAGATCTGGTGTTAATTGGCTCCAATATTCCTCACTCCGGTTTTGGACTGAACTCTATCGATCCGCATGAAGAAATTGTTTTGCAGTTTAAGGAAGAAATCCTGCAGTTTCCGCAACAGGAAGTTGAAGCAAGATCCATTAAAAATCTTCTGGAACTTTCAAAGTACGGAATTCATTTTCATGATGAGGTTCATATTAATATGCTTCCAAAACTGAGACTGATGCTGGAATCTGAAGGATACAGAAGATATTTATTATTGCTGGAAATTTTATTTGAACTTTCAAAAAGTGAAGACTATGAACTTCTTAACAAAGAGATCATGCCCTACACCATTATTTCTAAAAATAAAACGAGACTCGAAAATATTTTCACTTACGTAGAACATCATTATGATAAAGAAATTGACATTGAGGATGTTGCCAAACTTGCCAATCTCACTTTGCCTGCATTTTGTAATTTTTTCAAAAAAGCGACTCAGATCACTTTCACCGAATTTGTGAACCGCTACCGCATCAATAAAGCCTGTTTACTGATGGCACAGGATAAAAGTATTTCAGAATGCAGTTACAGCTGTGGTTTTAATAATGTAACGTATTTCAACAGAATGTTTAAAAAATATACAGGAAAGACCCCTTCGGAATTCATGAAAAATTTTGCACAGAACAGAGTGAATGTAGATTTAAAGGTAGAAGAAAAAGTAAAAGTGAAAGCCAGTTTTTAG